One segment of Anatilimnocola aggregata DNA contains the following:
- a CDS encoding acyl-CoA desaturase: MSFPKNLALDGAFSSSSTRISRSRGAILWAYLVPIFTLHLLAILAVAPWLFSWAGVVALLVGIHVYGNLGINLCYHRLLTHRSFAVPKWLEYTLATFALCCMQDTPTRWVATHRLHHNHSDEEGDPHSPLDDFVWSHIGWLFRKSPAVHDIAVYQKYARDLLSDPFYFFLEKRPYWVGIVYFAHAAVYFLAGLVAGRWYSGDWPAGLQLGASLVVWGVIVRTVAVWHITWSVNSLTHTFGYRNYATSENSRNNWLVALVSAGEGWHNNHHQDPASASVQHRWWEFDLTYYTIQALAALGLASRVTPPRHIRREERG; this comes from the coding sequence ATGTCTTTTCCCAAGAATTTAGCGCTCGATGGCGCGTTCAGTTCCTCGTCAACTCGTATTTCACGTAGTCGCGGCGCGATTCTCTGGGCTTACCTAGTCCCAATTTTCACGCTGCATTTGTTGGCGATCCTGGCGGTCGCTCCTTGGCTGTTCTCGTGGGCGGGTGTTGTCGCACTGCTCGTGGGCATTCACGTCTACGGCAATCTGGGCATCAACCTTTGCTATCACCGGTTACTGACGCATCGCAGTTTTGCGGTGCCTAAGTGGCTCGAATATACGCTCGCCACGTTTGCCCTTTGTTGCATGCAAGATACGCCGACGCGCTGGGTGGCCACGCATCGGTTGCATCACAACCACTCGGACGAAGAAGGGGATCCCCATTCGCCGCTCGACGATTTCGTCTGGTCTCACATCGGCTGGCTGTTTCGCAAGAGTCCAGCTGTCCACGACATTGCCGTCTATCAAAAATATGCTCGCGACTTGTTGAGCGACCCGTTCTATTTCTTTCTGGAGAAGCGGCCCTATTGGGTGGGCATTGTTTACTTCGCTCACGCGGCCGTTTATTTTCTGGCCGGGCTCGTTGCCGGTCGCTGGTACTCGGGCGATTGGCCCGCCGGACTGCAGTTGGGCGCAAGCCTGGTCGTGTGGGGCGTGATTGTGCGAACGGTCGCCGTCTGGCACATCACGTGGAGTGTCAACTCGCTGACTCACACGTTTGGCTATCGCAATTACGCCACCAGCGAAAACAGCCGGAACAACTGGCTCGTCGCGCTCGTCAGCGCCGGAGAAGGCTGGCACAACAACCACCACCAAGACCCTGCTAGCGCAAGTGTCCAGCACCGCTGGTGGGAATTTGACCTCACCTACTACACCATCCAAGCCCTCGCCGCCCTCGGCCTCGCCAGCCGTGTCACTCCCCCGCGCCACATTCGCCGGGAAGAGCGGGGGTAA
- a CDS encoding DUF1501 domain-containing protein, with protein MSNQRLPDDNCASRRRWLQSTSGWLGSAALASLCASQATRADEPASRPLAANMLPHFAPRAKRVIYLFQSGGPSQLDLFDPKPKLRELAGKDLPDSIRQGQRLTAMTSRQASFPIAASKYRFAQHGQSGAWLSEQLPHTAQQADQICFVKAVHTEAINHDPAITFLQTGAQLAGRPSIGSWLSYGLGSENQDLPGFVVLVSQGSGNVTDQPLYDRLWASGFLPSKHQGVKFRAGGDPVLFLSNPAGVTRAIRRQELDDLQQLNRLQEQQQGDPEIAARIAQYELAFRMQTAVPELVDISAETKQVREQYGPEVERPGSYAYHCLLARRLVERGVRFVQLFHRGWDQHVTLPKQLEAQCRDTDQPTAALLADLKQRGLLEDTLVVWGGEFGRTVYCQGPLSADDYGRDHHPRCFTVWLAGGGVKPGVSFGQTDDFSYNVVDGGVHVHDLHATLLHLLGVDHTRLTFKFQGRNFRLTDVHGRVIRELLA; from the coding sequence ATGAGCAATCAGCGACTGCCCGACGACAATTGCGCCAGTCGGCGACGTTGGCTGCAATCGACATCAGGTTGGCTTGGTAGTGCAGCGCTGGCCAGTTTGTGCGCGAGCCAAGCAACGCGGGCTGACGAACCAGCCTCGCGTCCGCTGGCGGCGAATATGCTGCCGCACTTTGCCCCGCGAGCAAAGCGGGTCATCTACCTTTTCCAATCGGGCGGGCCGTCGCAGCTCGACTTGTTCGACCCCAAGCCCAAGCTACGTGAGCTGGCTGGCAAAGATTTGCCCGACTCGATTCGCCAGGGGCAACGTTTGACGGCCATGACCAGCCGGCAGGCAAGTTTTCCCATCGCGGCCAGCAAGTATCGATTCGCTCAGCACGGCCAGAGTGGCGCTTGGCTTAGCGAACAGTTGCCGCACACAGCACAGCAGGCCGATCAAATCTGTTTTGTAAAAGCCGTGCACACCGAGGCCATCAATCACGACCCGGCAATTACGTTTTTGCAAACGGGCGCACAACTCGCCGGCAGGCCAAGTATTGGCAGTTGGCTTTCGTACGGACTGGGAAGCGAGAACCAGGATCTGCCTGGGTTCGTGGTGCTGGTTTCGCAAGGATCCGGCAACGTAACCGACCAGCCTTTGTATGATCGCTTGTGGGCCAGCGGCTTCTTGCCGTCCAAACACCAAGGTGTGAAGTTTCGCGCTGGGGGCGATCCTGTTTTGTTCCTGTCGAATCCCGCTGGCGTGACGCGCGCGATTCGCCGCCAGGAACTCGACGACCTGCAGCAGTTGAACCGCCTGCAAGAACAACAGCAGGGCGATCCGGAAATCGCCGCGCGCATTGCCCAGTACGAATTGGCTTTTCGGATGCAAACAGCGGTGCCCGAACTCGTCGATATTTCGGCCGAGACCAAGCAAGTCCGAGAGCAGTATGGTCCCGAAGTCGAGCGACCCGGAAGTTATGCCTATCATTGCCTCCTGGCGCGACGACTGGTCGAGCGCGGCGTTCGGTTTGTACAGTTGTTCCACCGCGGTTGGGATCAGCACGTCACCTTGCCCAAGCAACTCGAGGCGCAATGTCGCGACACCGATCAGCCCACGGCAGCTCTGCTTGCCGACCTCAAGCAACGTGGCCTGCTCGAAGACACGCTCGTGGTGTGGGGCGGTGAATTTGGGCGTACTGTCTATTGCCAGGGGCCGCTCTCGGCAGATGATTACGGACGCGACCACCACCCTCGCTGTTTCACGGTTTGGTTGGCAGGCGGCGGCGTAAAGCCCGGTGTTTCGTTCGGTCAAACCGACGATTTTTCCTATAACGTCGTAGACGGTGGTGTGCACGTGCACGACTTGCACGCCACGCTGCTCCATTTGCTTGGCGTCGATCACACGCGGCTGACGTTCAAGTTCCAAGGCCGGAACTTCCGCCTGACCGACGTCCATGGTCGAGTTATCCGCGAGTTGCTGGCTTAA
- a CDS encoding DUF1269 domain-containing protein — MEFNDSVIAVYPNYASAVEGITKLHESGFSADEYSIVGVKSEDSPDLENAANYGDRTETDAMVGAGAGGAVGILAGATVLTLTGIGPVIAAGALAAGITGAIVGGLLGAFQGWGIHEDHLKNYEEMVKDGKSLVVVRSSAAQVAIAYGMLNTTAAEAVHMHAETSADSPEIDDRPLQKSRR; from the coding sequence ATGGAATTCAACGACTCGGTTATTGCGGTCTATCCCAACTACGCATCAGCTGTTGAGGGAATTACGAAACTTCACGAAAGTGGCTTCAGTGCCGACGAATACTCGATCGTAGGAGTGAAATCAGAAGATTCGCCCGATCTGGAAAACGCGGCTAACTATGGCGATCGCACCGAAACCGACGCAATGGTCGGTGCTGGAGCTGGGGGAGCGGTCGGCATCCTCGCTGGCGCGACAGTGCTCACCTTGACCGGAATTGGACCGGTAATTGCGGCTGGCGCGCTCGCGGCAGGTATTACTGGCGCGATTGTCGGCGGTTTGCTCGGCGCGTTTCAGGGCTGGGGCATTCACGAGGACCACCTGAAAAACTACGAAGAGATGGTTAAGGATGGCAAATCATTGGTTGTAGTTCGCAGTTCGGCCGCCCAAGTTGCAATCGCGTATGGGATGCTCAACACCACCGCCGCCGAAGCGGTGCACATGCACGCGGAAACAAGCGCCGACTCGCCGGAGATTGATGATCGCCCGCTGCAAAAGTCGCGTCGATAG
- a CDS encoding sugar ABC transporter ATP-binding protein, translated as MSSEPIIAIRDVTKRFPGVVALEHVTLEILPGELHAICGENGAGKSTLMKILSGVIADFEGELLLSGKPVRFRSTRDAEAAGVSIIHQELNLVEQLSAAANIFLGRELRGWLGLRDDRAMEQAASSLLRELECEVHPRTLAGELRVGDQQLIEIAKALSLQSEILIMDEPTSALTEAEVSRLYRVIERLRKRGVTILYISHKMDEVFHLADRITVLRDGRTVKTLSKTETNSQQITHLMVGREIEAIDFGAERQTAEVLLKVTNLSLPWHGHAREWRLHDISFELRRGEVLGFAGLMGAGRTELLECLFGASDVPPQGSIELRGRTLKLRHPIDACREGIALVTEDRKRLGLFTAMNVGQNISLCTLDRTGAMGLINSSREWQMASETSKKLGVKTAGLAAAITSLSGGNQQKCIIGRWLQTEPQILLLDDPTRGVDVGAKAELYRLIDKLCRDGIGVIMTSSELPELLTVCDRILVLSEGYLTGSFNRAEATEHKILEAATMGRAKVAG; from the coding sequence ATGTCATCAGAGCCCATCATCGCGATTCGCGACGTCACGAAGCGCTTCCCCGGCGTTGTGGCACTGGAGCATGTTACGCTCGAGATCTTGCCTGGCGAGTTGCACGCCATCTGCGGCGAGAACGGTGCCGGCAAAAGCACGCTGATGAAGATTCTCTCCGGCGTGATTGCCGACTTCGAAGGAGAATTGCTCCTCAGTGGCAAGCCCGTCCGCTTTCGCAGCACGCGCGATGCGGAAGCGGCCGGCGTGAGCATCATTCATCAAGAGCTGAATCTGGTGGAGCAGCTATCGGCAGCAGCAAATATCTTTCTGGGGCGTGAACTCCGAGGCTGGCTGGGGCTGCGCGACGATCGGGCCATGGAGCAAGCGGCTTCGTCTTTATTACGCGAACTGGAGTGCGAAGTTCATCCCCGCACTTTGGCCGGCGAACTTCGCGTTGGCGATCAACAGTTGATCGAAATTGCCAAGGCCCTCTCGCTGCAAAGCGAAATCCTGATTATGGACGAGCCGACCAGCGCGCTCACCGAAGCAGAGGTCAGCCGGCTGTATCGCGTCATCGAGCGACTGCGGAAGCGGGGTGTTACGATTCTCTATATCTCGCACAAGATGGACGAAGTCTTTCACTTGGCCGACCGCATCACTGTGCTGCGCGACGGACGAACGGTAAAAACGCTCAGCAAGACGGAAACCAACTCTCAGCAAATCACGCACTTGATGGTGGGGCGCGAAATCGAAGCGATCGACTTCGGTGCCGAACGGCAAACAGCCGAAGTGCTGCTGAAAGTAACGAACCTCTCGCTTCCCTGGCATGGCCACGCGCGGGAGTGGCGGCTGCACGATATCTCGTTTGAGCTGCGCCGCGGCGAAGTCCTCGGCTTTGCAGGTTTGATGGGCGCGGGGCGAACGGAACTGCTGGAGTGCCTGTTCGGAGCTTCGGATGTGCCACCGCAGGGCTCAATTGAACTCCGCGGGCGAACTCTCAAGTTACGCCATCCTATAGATGCGTGCCGCGAGGGTATCGCGCTCGTTACGGAAGATCGCAAGAGACTAGGGCTCTTTACAGCGATGAACGTCGGCCAGAATATTTCACTCTGTACGCTTGATCGCACTGGGGCGATGGGGCTGATCAACAGCAGTCGCGAATGGCAAATGGCGAGCGAGACGAGCAAGAAGCTGGGCGTGAAGACGGCAGGCCTGGCTGCAGCAATTACCAGCTTAAGTGGCGGCAATCAGCAGAAGTGCATTATCGGCCGGTGGCTACAGACGGAACCGCAAATCTTGTTGCTGGACGATCCGACACGCGGAGTCGATGTTGGCGCGAAGGCCGAACTGTATCGCCTCATCGATAAGCTCTGCCGCGATGGTATCGGAGTGATCATGACTAGCAGTGAACTGCCGGAATTGCTTACGGTCTGCGATCGGATTCTCGTCCTTAGCGAAGGCTACCTCACCGGCAGTTTCAACCGAGCTGAAGCAACCGAGCACAAGATACTCGAAGCCGCGACCATGGGCCGCGCTAAGGTCGCGGGTTGA
- a CDS encoding ABC transporter permease, whose amino-acid sequence MSGNRDTAKSFLYSTELALIVAIVVVVTATALIDSNHTYFNKPEVSVRDIARNLSLLGIFALGAAVVIIAGGIDLSAGSVIAFSGTVCAGVLLLLTPETGPAPAGAVVLALGAAVLSGLGIGTLHTWLITAVRLPPFIATLATLVGLRSFARALCEFITFQAQGSRNSQIYVNHPALAYLRQNVWVSFVVFAVLALVTWLILSRTVLGRHIYALGGNEQAARLSGIRTENVKWVAYCFSALTASIAAIFYIANESVANPVNQARGHELNAIAAAVVGGCSLQGGVGTVSGTILGVLFLRIVIDAVAKIIKTGSDVYEGLIVGCVVVLAVTLTQMQQFLASGRQVFAGVRGICAIPTLALTAGLIAMVTFGPWVGLGVGVLLLLILSGIKVGELSRNS is encoded by the coding sequence ATGAGCGGCAACCGCGACACCGCCAAATCGTTTCTGTATTCCACCGAACTAGCGCTTATCGTCGCCATCGTCGTGGTCGTAACCGCCACGGCCTTGATTGACAGCAACCACACTTACTTCAACAAGCCCGAAGTGAGTGTGCGAGACATTGCCCGCAACTTGTCGCTGCTCGGCATCTTTGCTCTGGGCGCAGCAGTTGTGATTATTGCCGGGGGCATCGACCTGTCGGCCGGCTCCGTCATTGCCTTCAGCGGCACAGTGTGCGCGGGTGTTCTGCTGCTACTTACGCCCGAGACTGGCCCCGCGCCGGCAGGGGCGGTCGTCTTGGCCTTGGGCGCGGCAGTCCTTTCGGGTTTGGGAATCGGCACGCTGCACACCTGGCTAATCACAGCCGTCCGCTTGCCGCCTTTTATCGCAACGTTGGCAACCTTGGTGGGACTGCGAAGTTTCGCGCGCGCGCTGTGTGAATTCATCACATTCCAAGCTCAAGGAAGTCGCAATTCACAAATCTATGTAAATCATCCTGCCCTGGCTTATTTGCGGCAGAACGTCTGGGTGTCATTCGTCGTGTTTGCGGTGCTCGCGTTAGTCACCTGGCTGATTCTCAGTCGCACAGTCTTGGGCCGTCATATTTACGCCCTCGGCGGCAACGAGCAAGCTGCGCGGCTGAGCGGTATTCGCACCGAGAACGTCAAATGGGTTGCCTACTGCTTTAGCGCGCTCACAGCGAGCATCGCGGCCATCTTTTATATCGCCAACGAAAGCGTGGCAAATCCCGTCAATCAAGCGCGCGGCCACGAGCTCAATGCGATTGCCGCCGCCGTGGTCGGTGGCTGCTCGTTGCAGGGTGGCGTCGGCACTGTTTCGGGAACGATTCTCGGTGTTCTCTTCCTGCGAATTGTGATCGACGCTGTGGCCAAGATCATCAAAACCGGCTCGGATGTCTATGAAGGCCTCATCGTCGGTTGTGTGGTGGTACTGGCCGTTACATTGACGCAAATGCAGCAGTTTCTGGCCAGCGGCAGACAAGTATTTGCCGGGGTACGAGGAATCTGTGCGATTCCCACCTTGGCTCTGACTGCGGGATTGATTGCGATGGTCACGTTCGGGCCTTGGGTGGGATTAGGAGTCGGAGTTCTCTTGCTGCTCATTTTGTCCGGCATCAAAGTGGGCGAGCTTAGTCGAAATTCGTAG
- a CDS encoding substrate-binding domain-containing protein, translated as MLCKMLRPGFALVAASLLLIAGCTEAGKQPGGDPGTPSTGSSGKRIVFLINTPDPFWDAARAGFFAGEKAWKLPEAGMSVTFESNDGTPQGQIDKLRQFASQSDIVGVAISPIQADNAAIVEEMKNLQAAGVKVITVDNDVNRDRFRDARAFYIGTNNLDAGKAMGAATKAILAARNQEKGAYIQFVGDTGSDNGRARMDGVKQGLGTSFEDRDRMADGGDKGKAQENVRNALTNHNDIVALIGIWAYNGPAIATVVSERQAREQVAVVTFDAAEGSIEAMRQGNLDALCVQDPYDMAKQAVRLLKAMYEKDEAVIKEMYPNQGQPDGDILTTKIRIVAPETNSPLKEEMFDKNAVEFMTLPTLRQWLKDNNLKSS; from the coding sequence ATGCTTTGCAAGATGCTACGTCCTGGGTTTGCGCTCGTCGCAGCCTCGCTGCTGTTAATTGCCGGCTGTACTGAAGCCGGCAAGCAGCCGGGTGGCGATCCTGGCACGCCTTCGACCGGTTCCAGCGGCAAGCGGATCGTGTTTCTGATCAACACGCCTGACCCGTTTTGGGATGCAGCCCGCGCCGGCTTCTTTGCCGGTGAAAAAGCCTGGAAGCTGCCCGAAGCGGGCATGAGCGTAACGTTTGAATCGAACGACGGCACGCCGCAAGGGCAGATCGACAAATTGCGCCAATTCGCCAGCCAGTCCGATATTGTCGGCGTGGCCATTTCGCCAATTCAGGCCGATAACGCGGCCATTGTCGAAGAGATGAAGAACCTGCAGGCGGCAGGTGTGAAGGTCATCACCGTCGACAACGACGTGAACCGCGATCGCTTTCGCGATGCCCGCGCGTTTTATATCGGCACTAATAACCTGGATGCCGGCAAAGCCATGGGGGCCGCAACGAAGGCCATTCTGGCAGCCCGCAATCAAGAGAAGGGCGCTTACATCCAATTCGTGGGTGACACTGGTAGCGACAATGGCCGCGCCCGCATGGATGGTGTGAAGCAGGGTTTGGGCACCAGCTTCGAAGATCGAGATCGCATGGCCGACGGCGGTGATAAAGGGAAAGCCCAGGAGAATGTTCGCAACGCCCTGACCAATCACAACGATATTGTCGCGCTGATTGGCATCTGGGCTTACAACGGCCCGGCAATCGCCACAGTGGTCAGTGAACGTCAGGCTCGTGAGCAGGTCGCCGTGGTCACGTTCGATGCAGCCGAAGGCTCGATCGAAGCGATGAGACAAGGGAATCTAGACGCACTTTGTGTGCAAGATCCTTACGACATGGCCAAGCAGGCAGTTCGACTCCTCAAGGCCATGTACGAAAAGGACGAGGCCGTGATCAAGGAAATGTATCCGAACCAGGGACAGCCGGACGGAGATATCTTGACCACCAAGATTCGCATCGTCGCGCCGGAGACAAATTCGCCCCTCAAGGAAGAGATGTTCGACAAAAATGCCGTTGAGTTCATGACGCTGCCAACGCTACGCCAATGGCTCAAAGATAACAACCTCAAGAGCTCATGA
- a CDS encoding serine/threonine-protein kinase, whose protein sequence is MPSLLRSAPAPARTRPDARLLPTIPGYELVKRLAVGNQFELFRARPAGPVRQSSADYVIKSIRSDVADRSLARAILQREALVATSLAHPHLISVFNYQLGEHESDVAYLVLPYAPGQTLRNLITQGAKVPVPQALWYVRQTAEALGALHGGGWLHGDVKPENLIVSDQGHVTLIDLGLARRLESGECHTGTWLAGDAAYLPPEAFLSGYQLTAAADIYSLGLTLLHLLRGAVPNSPAPLLDNWHAAQDLRVSRPDVSREVATLIAKLTSTEPIRRPLVSELLATLSRLEIESLMQW, encoded by the coding sequence ATGCCTTCCTTGCTGCGATCAGCGCCGGCCCCTGCGCGCACTCGTCCCGACGCTCGCTTGCTACCAACAATTCCCGGTTATGAGTTGGTAAAGCGACTGGCCGTAGGGAACCAGTTTGAACTCTTTCGTGCGCGACCGGCGGGGCCTGTTCGGCAATCGTCTGCTGACTATGTCATCAAGTCGATTCGCTCCGATGTGGCCGACCGCAGCCTGGCCCGCGCGATTCTGCAGCGCGAAGCGCTAGTCGCCACTTCACTCGCTCATCCGCATCTGATCAGCGTGTTTAATTACCAGCTGGGCGAACATGAGAGCGACGTTGCCTATCTCGTCCTGCCCTATGCACCGGGACAAACCCTGCGCAATTTGATAACGCAAGGTGCAAAGGTGCCCGTACCGCAAGCACTTTGGTATGTGCGACAAACGGCCGAAGCGCTCGGCGCGCTGCATGGCGGCGGTTGGCTGCACGGCGATGTGAAGCCTGAGAACCTGATTGTTTCCGATCAGGGGCATGTCACGCTGATCGACCTGGGGCTTGCCCGGCGGTTGGAGTCGGGCGAGTGCCACACCGGCACCTGGCTGGCCGGCGATGCTGCTTATCTGCCACCCGAAGCATTTCTCTCCGGTTATCAACTAACCGCCGCTGCGGATATCTATTCGCTGGGACTCACGCTGCTTCATTTGCTGCGCGGCGCAGTCCCCAACTCGCCCGCTCCGCTGCTCGACAACTGGCATGCCGCACAAGATCTGCGCGTCTCGCGCCCCGATGTCAGCCGCGAAGTGGCCACCCTCATCGCCAAGCTGACGTCAACAGAGCCAATCCGCCGCCCCCTCGTCAGCGAACTACTCGCCACCCTCTCGCGACTCGAAATCGAATCGCTCATGCAGTGGTAA
- a CDS encoding BBP7 family outer membrane beta-barrel protein, producing MNQFWQLSSALALITLFAPHVQAQNFGPRSWKSYVPGDGRAVSAASKSAVDEAPLAEEDLPPIVAGNARARTIQTSAVKPGAMPRAQHELTSYYDDNDNNTIPPAPADFTGKQDDGSTQYYDPAASQPFDPGIATMGDIGCATACDACQLNDGCGDVCCCCPTRNFARIEYLMWWGRGRALPPLVTTSFDGTDMAEAGVLGLFSTTILYGNNDIGTDWRSGGRLTLGHQLDAEGAWTAVGRFYGLGDSTDSYHAESATGSPILARPFFNALLLQQDALLVAFPGVSTDGVIDIQSRSSMLGADAFVRHAWAGSDCWQVDLLGGYQFSRLDDSLEIRNSELVLLDPQAIFPPNTTISMRDYFRTKNEFHGGVLGLAADFYRGPWTLSLLGKMAIGNQRQSVTIEGGTLIAPEVGPAVQSPNGLLARSTNIGQYSRDVFTFVPEANFTLAYQQNNWTFTMGYSFLYWNDVAWAGDQIDTRVNLSNPVIGDQVPAFAFRDTDFWLQGISFGVEFNF from the coding sequence ATGAATCAGTTCTGGCAGCTATCGTCGGCCCTGGCCTTAATCACCTTGTTCGCCCCACACGTTCAAGCTCAGAACTTTGGCCCGCGCAGTTGGAAGTCGTACGTGCCGGGGGATGGTCGAGCAGTGTCAGCTGCATCGAAATCGGCCGTCGATGAGGCCCCTCTCGCTGAAGAAGACTTGCCGCCGATTGTGGCTGGCAATGCCAGGGCGCGGACGATTCAGACGAGCGCAGTCAAACCGGGAGCTATGCCGCGCGCACAGCACGAACTCACTAGCTACTACGATGACAACGACAACAACACAATTCCTCCCGCACCGGCCGACTTCACGGGTAAGCAGGATGATGGATCGACGCAGTACTATGACCCAGCCGCCAGTCAACCGTTTGATCCCGGCATTGCGACGATGGGCGACATTGGCTGTGCCACTGCTTGCGACGCCTGCCAACTAAACGATGGCTGCGGCGATGTGTGTTGCTGCTGTCCAACGCGCAACTTCGCGCGCATTGAATACCTGATGTGGTGGGGGCGCGGGCGCGCTTTGCCGCCGCTGGTGACGACCAGCTTTGATGGCACCGACATGGCAGAGGCCGGCGTGCTCGGTTTGTTCAGCACTACGATCCTGTATGGCAACAACGATATTGGCACCGATTGGCGCAGCGGTGGCCGCTTAACTCTGGGGCATCAACTGGATGCCGAAGGTGCCTGGACTGCCGTGGGTCGGTTCTATGGTCTGGGTGACAGTACGGATAGTTATCATGCTGAATCGGCGACAGGCTCGCCCATTCTGGCCCGGCCGTTTTTCAACGCCTTGCTCCTGCAACAAGATGCGCTACTCGTAGCTTTTCCGGGCGTTTCGACCGACGGCGTAATCGACATTCAATCGCGATCCTCGATGCTGGGGGCCGATGCGTTTGTGCGGCATGCGTGGGCCGGATCAGATTGTTGGCAAGTCGATCTGCTCGGCGGTTATCAATTTTCGCGACTCGACGATAGCTTGGAGATTCGCAATTCCGAACTGGTCCTGCTCGATCCCCAGGCAATCTTTCCGCCGAACACGACGATCTCGATGCGCGATTACTTCCGCACCAAGAATGAGTTTCACGGCGGCGTGCTCGGCCTGGCGGCGGATTTTTATCGTGGGCCGTGGACGTTATCGCTGCTTGGCAAAATGGCCATCGGCAATCAGCGTCAAAGTGTGACGATCGAAGGTGGCACGTTGATCGCGCCGGAAGTTGGACCGGCAGTGCAGTCGCCCAACGGACTCTTGGCGCGGTCGACGAACATCGGCCAATACTCGCGCGATGTATTTACCTTCGTTCCCGAGGCCAACTTCACACTCGCTTATCAGCAGAATAACTGGACGTTCACCATGGGTTATTCATTCCTGTATTGGAACGATGTGGCTTGGGCCGGCGATCAAATCGATACGCGGGTCAACCTGAGCAATCCGGTGATTGGCGACCAGGTGCCGGCCTTCGCCTTCCGCGATACCGATTTCTGGTTGCAAGGAATCAGTTTTGGTGTGGAATTCAACTTTTAA
- a CDS encoding sensor domain-containing diguanylate cyclase: MILFVLSMAIMNIGLGYSLAVLLSDAPLISPTLVKRLLTVTSKAPKVEPAVETVPLTVADLPAIWHERLTAANLPPESFVEGLLLHLYLAATPYREQLLTAEVRGRHALSRLDQPAESQLLTDVRTLHHNWRTTLDEVLQIIRQFADRLLDETPIVSQLELLLEEQLTALDRLGHDLQQIDLAKEPELGARQILAQLAASVELLHRGRDGWQHLLGKQLRGGNQKTLPSQPLYLDSLTGQISRVGMESLFHLWWAEDPQRLRLVSCALVDIDRLARLNDRLGPRAGDRILAAAAELLCGGIRTDRGFDRLVRYSGQQFLLFFGDTGPRNAGSALERIRQSLEAVTLDYEGTELDLSISAGIAAIQRNDTLDLFLARLNRSLQDAKLHGRNRTSVDEGEGPQLIADPQYYPVRAKCVRIEQA; this comes from the coding sequence TTGATCCTGTTCGTGCTGAGCATGGCGATCATGAACATCGGCCTGGGTTATTCCCTGGCCGTGCTGCTGTCTGATGCGCCCCTGATCTCGCCGACGCTGGTCAAGCGCTTGCTAACCGTGACTAGCAAAGCCCCGAAGGTCGAGCCTGCGGTAGAGACCGTCCCTCTCACCGTTGCCGATCTGCCGGCGATTTGGCACGAACGATTGACCGCTGCGAACTTGCCTCCCGAGTCATTCGTCGAGGGACTTCTGTTGCATCTTTATCTGGCTGCCACTCCCTATCGCGAGCAGCTGCTCACTGCTGAAGTTCGCGGCCGCCACGCCCTTAGTCGGCTCGATCAGCCCGCTGAATCTCAACTCCTCACCGACGTCCGCACACTGCATCACAATTGGCGGACCACGCTCGACGAAGTATTGCAAATCATCAGGCAGTTCGCCGACCGCCTGCTCGACGAAACCCCGATCGTCTCGCAACTCGAATTGCTCTTGGAAGAACAATTGACAGCGCTCGACCGGTTGGGCCATGACCTGCAGCAAATCGACCTGGCTAAAGAACCCGAACTTGGCGCGCGGCAGATACTCGCCCAACTTGCGGCGTCCGTCGAACTGCTCCATAGGGGTCGCGACGGCTGGCAGCACTTGCTGGGCAAGCAACTCCGCGGTGGCAATCAGAAAACGCTCCCCTCGCAGCCGCTGTACCTTGACTCCCTTACGGGCCAGATCAGTCGCGTGGGAATGGAAAGCCTATTCCACTTGTGGTGGGCCGAAGATCCCCAGCGCCTGCGCCTGGTCAGTTGTGCGCTTGTCGATATCGACCGTCTCGCGCGTCTCAACGATCGACTTGGTCCTCGCGCTGGCGACCGGATTCTCGCTGCCGCGGCGGAGTTGCTTTGTGGCGGCATCCGGACCGATCGCGGCTTCGACCGTCTCGTCCGCTACTCCGGTCAGCAGTTCCTATTGTTCTTTGGCGATACCGGCCCGCGCAACGCCGGCAGCGCCCTCGAACGCATTCGGCAATCGCTGGAGGCGGTCACACTCGACTACGAAGGGACCGAACTCGATCTCTCCATCAGCGCCGGCATCGCTGCCATCCAGCGTAACGACACGCTCGACCTCTTCCTCGCCCGCCTCAACCGGTCACTGCAGGACGCCAAACTCCACGGCCGTAATCGGACATCGGTAGACGAAGGGGAGGGGCCGCAACTCATTGCCGACCCTCAGTATTACCCGGTTCGCGCCAAATGCGTCCGCATCGAGCAGGCCTAA